The Metopolophium dirhodum isolate CAU chromosome 4, ASM1992520v1, whole genome shotgun sequence DNA window CTGTCCTGGTCTTAACTTTGCGATGAGAATATCATCACTAATTATTCCAACATCTTTTTCCGTGAAAATATCTTTTTGGTTGCCCAATGGTAACCATTTTATGTGTTTTgcgtaaactaaaaatatttcaagtctcaaaaaaaatatatatatgattctaataaaaacaaaaggGGGAAAGTAGATAACTAGTAACTACTCTGGTGTACAGTAGGTGTTAAGTGTATTCAGTTATTAAGTCACAGTAACGTACGTGTTAAAACTAAAAACgatttctaaaattttaaaatttcataattcagagtataaaatgtactttataaatactatagaagtaagatataataatatatgtaaaagtTTTAAGAGTGAAGTTCCcacgaatatttttaaataaaaaaaataaaagaaattgttcttaattgtttaaatatgtaatttcgaGCATATTTGAGCTTggtcaataaaataaaagtttttgtaTTCCTAAAATGTTTTGGTTCCAAAAAGAACTAGTTacgaagaaccttgtattaattttttaaatcttaaataggAATGAATGTTAAACATTTCATGAATGTTAAACtacaaataatatgcaaattactatcaaaattataacttaaaataaaaatccttattGATATAcgctaaacatattttttaaatagctataataaaaactcaTAAGGAAcctagtattacattttcaagtttttacaaccagtaaaaatatttttatcgactttataaactaaaaatgtcaaatgtccAGCTTAAGAGGAtgcgtgttgtctccgtcttaaaaatgtaaaacatagcaaAAGCTGGTTTGTACtgagaaggctacagtcataacaCTCATAACTAAGAAATGGAATTTTCACAAGGTAAAAAAGAGAACTTTGGtggtttattttttcgatattgaaactacaaaaaaagttgttgatgtttaaaaacacaaaaataaaaacttttttgtgtaagtaatatcaaaaaaataaaaacaatatttcacaCACAATGTTctgaactatattttatatcattttgaAGTTTTAACTATGGCTGgcggtatttaaaatgttgataccagtATTCCGTATTTGTTTATTACTGGTATATATGGTATTTTTGGTAATTATCGAAAATACCATACCTAGGTAATTACCGAAAATATTGTACGATTCGAACCTTAGTAATTATCAAAAATACCATAGCCTTGGTAAATTTtagtacttaatttaatttagtgttTAAAAGTTTCCAACCTAGGATAGAGCTATATTATTACGTCATTAcgatcatataaaaaaaaataagcaaatcaaattaaatttttatgagcgtttgaagttcatgttTTTAcaggatattcactcgatttctcatgtagcgattttcttattttgttgtaatttaaaaacctatAGCTGtggatatataaaaattttactgaatgtttatattttcattttttatacaccataaaattttgaaaatatttttattctttttgagctgtttacggataatttcaaatttcaatttttttagttttttttatctacaaatatcaataaaattttatttgttgggacaaaaagcataaaaatttaatacaaggctcctgatatattgctacaatagcagtaaaaaaatattaaaatacagaggcacctttttttttataagcattcaaagttcaaatttggacaaaaatttaacaaattgaaaatttacaaattattcagtagttaaaaatgtataaaatgttcaacaaaggattgaaaacttaaaacaaggttcgacgtaaataggttatatataaattactttattcacaataatattatcaaatatacttagtaatatcaatatatcataggatgactgaccgtctttgctcggaatcgtttttttttatacaatgatattatatcattgaattcaaatttaataccatccattacagtgacctacttgtaacctactgtacagtagagcgacacccacttgcttaccttttttacttttgactcccaaaagtaccaaccaGATACCACCCTTAAAATGGAAAATCAAAAACTGCTCCAAAAGGTGATagcagatacaaaaataaaaaatatgtcttaaAATGAATACTTTCATTGCACTAGAATCTAAATAATATCTTACCTGGAAAACTAATAAACTGTTTGTGAGCTAATGCATCTAAATccttttttgtacattttattttcatctcaTAAACTAGACTGTCATGCTCATTTGGTTCagaattttctgaaaaaaaagtCAATAACTAAAACACAACaaagttgtaatttaaaaataaaaaaagaatacctACCATCTTCTTTCATTTTAAACTGCCTAGGATCTGCTTTCAATGGAATTAAGCCCAATCGATGTGCAAGTATTTCATCAAGTATATAAGATGTGTTCTGATATATATGCACCTTTTCAATTGCCATACTTGGtacctaaaaaatattgtatataagtacctctaattatataaaaaatgattgggaTAAAAAGTTTATAACTATCGAAATGTGaaacaaaatttgatttattattattataaaattaattaacatgcgtctacaataaaaaaaattattgaatttttgtttttactaaatatttaataaatgcatattataattattaagttccTAAGAAAAGCcttttaaaacttttacttGGTACTAACTACTAAAGTATAATAAGATTAGTACTCTGgatcaacattaaaaatagttacctAATAAAGAGGTCTTTCAAATAATAGGAGAGGGAAAATACCTCCTAAAGGCTTTTAAGATTAGGAGAGCTAAATTAATCGGACATACACTACAACATAACAACTTATTAAGAAGAATAATAAAGAGATCTGTAAAGGGAAGAACTTTAGAGGAAGACCACCGCTCAATTACTTGGGTCAAGTAGCTATGCAGAACTTCTGACAATGTAAAAAGGAAAGCAGAGAGTTGGGAAAGAATGGAGGAATGCTGCCAACCAATCCACGGGCAGTtaaccaaaacaaaaaaacctaacAAATAAGATGCcagttaatgataatatgttaatattttagagtTCATTACCTCCGATATAATAACTCTTCTCAAACTATTAGCCACAGCTACATCGATCCCGACGAGATCAAACTCCAATTCATTGTCAGAGCGACTGATTATATTTATCTTGAAAttctaaaacataaatattaagttttgaaaaattataaaaaaaaaaataaactaataatacctataggtactgaaataagatattgtaatatttacctTTATAAATTCATCATAATTATATGGTTTAATTTCATTGCCTAGagtctgaaaataaaattatgaacgttgtccatgttacaattaatgtaccaacatcattattttggattataaattacaaaaacaactTTGCTTACCCTTTCAATGGAATGtttgttcattattattggATTGTCCATTTTATGATAGAAGTAAGATGAACAATAAGGTGACAGTAAGTTAGTTACAGATTtgagatattaaatttaaattaaattttttatacaatgcgTGAATTACACATGCCTACATAGTACATTCTGTGGttcaaatatcaaaaacatGATATAACGATCTTATCACTCCGGGAGAACTGGGGTATCACCGGCCTGTTCATGACGGTACATAACAATGTTCAacactacataaaaaaaatggtgacGTATCACCTAGATCCCCGTCCTACTAGATCCCCATGGTTATCTAGATCCCCTGTGGTCAACTAGATCCCCTGTGGTCAACTAGATCCTCGTGGGTCAATTAGTTCCCCTGTCAACTAAATCCCCTTGGGCCATCTAGATCCATATATACGGTCTTTAAGATcaccaaatttatattttccccTAAAGATCTATATGATCTCAAAATTAGTGATCTAATTGACCAACATAGGAAcagttaatgatataaatagcataattaaaattaattacattatataggtattataatttatttatttattatccaatatccattaattatactttaaactaaaattaataataataatttatatacaattatgtaaaatagcatttttttgttgataaaatcaaaaatattctttaatcaaataccattataataatatctattcatACGATTTACATAACAGATAGAAGGATAAAGGCCGTGGAGAGCTGGGCGCTCATACACttgaaaaatcttaaattacgacggcttacatattatattacaaatataggAAGTTTGAATTTATACTTgacagtattttattattcaattcaattcaATTCAATGAAGTAGgttgatattattaagtaggtaggtgtaTTTGTGATTTTATTGTGGTTaaagtacttaatttatttttccattgtCCATTAGGgattagtaagtacctacaggctacaacagttggttaaattcatttttggcaaaaataatacatttaataaatgtcattgtgtgttgaaaatataataatactaaaggTATTCTAAAAATCGTTGAAGGTTGTAGCATACAGACCAAGTACAGGAAATAGGACTACCGACTAGTATTGCAGACATGCATTCACCTCGAGAAAGGTAAGGTAAATTACTTGaagaatagttaaaaattattttattgatatttttaaatgcactgaagtaaaattgaaattttaatataggaGTAGTTGCATTAGAGGATTTGTTGTATGTTGTCAGTAAAAGATATGAAGGTGATTATTTGGATTCTGTAGAAGTGACAGTCCCATCATCAATACCCGGGCCATTCTAGGAGCATCAATATGAATGCACCACGGGATTTTGCGGGAGTACTAGTAGCAGCCATTAATAGgctacctaatatttaaaatgcgttaGCCTACATGGttcttttttttgtagttacaaCAAGTGTATAGATATTTTGtaccataataaattaattgtgtttctattaattttacagttattgaatgttttattaaaaggtAATTGTACGATATAAGttgactaataataaaataaacaaggtttaatatgtattaaatagtatatttttatgtaaaaaagtgtaaaacaatattattatataattgcttttttttctttgttttcaaGATCCCAGTCACATGTTGGTACGATTTGACGAGCatccatttaatttaattatagacattttataataggtatctaacaACTTACCTACGACTATTATCCAGAaagatttattgttttttatattgtataggtaatttattatgtttatttttaacgcaTAATACTGATATATTTAACaagtatgtaaaaattattaaaattcccTATACTTAAGAATAaagtaacgaaaaaaaataaatataatcgttCATGTTTCACTAAAAAATGAGCGAAAGTCCAATATGTGCCTTCACACGAAAAAGTAACTACCTACGTTCCTGTTAAGTTactaaaaattgaatgaaatcACTGGAAATATATCATTTGAACGCTTGAGTACTGCTGCTAACCTATTATCTCCGCTCTACACTTTTATGGTAGGTCggaatttactaatataaaataacaacttataagaaCAATTAATTTCTTTCACATTATTCTGGCGATCTggtgttatatattaaaatattattttaagtacaatCCATTTTCAGAAAAGTTGCAATCACTTATTGGATTTTGGTAAATTACTATGCATACGGgcatttataaactttattatttaacagttactcacttatcagttatcaggtattacttattacttattagttacaactattattagctacgtattaaatattaattattatttattaatatccacttaataacataaaaacttGAGTTTGGTCCCGATTTTGAGATTTTTCAtgataacttttattgtatcaaaatatgatATCTGTAGcacagaataatttattttattattatatctgttaattgttataagcatattataaattataatatatatctatatggtTATATTCGATAAACTAAATTGATAactgtgtaattaaaaaaaataaaaattgtgacggttcagaatattttgtttgtattattttaatgtattccctaatttaatctatataatacagataggtattaatattataggcaaaaaggtggataagtggatgtcgctctgctgtacagtaggttacaagtgggtcactgtaatggatggtgttaaatttgaattcaatgatataatatcattgtataagaaaaacgattctgagcgaaaacggtccgtcagcctatgatattaccaagtatatttgatgatattattgtgaataaagtaatttatatataacctatttacgtggaaccttgttttaaatttttaatccttagctacaaaagttgaacatttatacatttttaactacaaaataattattacattttaaatttgataaattttgtcaaaattttaacttaaagtgctaataaaaaataattgtgcctatgtatttttaagattttttaactaatattgtaaaaatatatcaggagccttgcattaaatgttcacgctattttacccaacaaataaaattttattgatatttatagaaaaaaaaactataaaaattgaaaactgacaatgtccgtaaacagctcaaaaagagtcaaaatattttcaaaattttatcgtgtatagaaattgctaatataaacattcagtgaaattttcaagtatctaaagtcattcgttttttaattacaataaaataagaaaattgttacatgagaaatcgagtgaatatcaaatgttgtaaaaatataaatttcagacactcataaaaatttaatttaagtttcttgtagacattttgtttttgataaaggtagacaaacttatgagtaatcttatattacattttcaaatcttagatttaaaaagaaaaatttttatgaattctcaactcaacatCATTTGCtagttttcgtgatttttacgtattttgtcaaaatttgaactttaaatgcttataaataaaaactgtaactaaggatttttaatttttttcatctgcctttgaaacaataacctaggagccttctattaaattttcaagcttttttactcaacagagaaaattttgttgatatttatagaaaaaaaactaagaaaattgaaaactgacaatgtccgtaaacagctcaaaaagtgtcaaaatattttcaaaattgtatggtgtataaaaaatgcaattataaacattcagtcaaaatttcatgtccctacggtcattagttttagagttacaccaaaaaccaaaatcgattttctcgaaaacagattttgcgtaaaaattcccatttttccttaatttttcttttgtttttcacgtcgcttttgaaaactactgggaacttttgaccccctaaagtaccaactagattctctttcctatcagaaaagttattgttgaagaaaatccaagtacttttactgtcctaaaaggtgatgacagacacacaaaaaaaaaaaaaaaaattaaaaaaaaacacacatcattgtaaaatcaatacattcatcgcttcgttcagaatctaaaaataatttcaggccatgtattaatgtaaatattatgaaaaaaaataaaaatgttataatcattaggtataggtacataggtagccaggtaggtacattttaaaatattttgatagtttttttagctatttataggcataagaaaatttcgatttttattaattttttaaaaaattattgtcgaaaaaaattgcatgttacgtcaaaaaacttaaaaacctaatacaaggttcctcatgagtttttaatacctactggaattaaaattgaaagttgAGCGTAATTCCAGAAATATGTTTTACGAGTCTCTGAAGTTTGACGAATGAGGATTAGTCAAgcgtaaaataacaattttgatcttttgttttaattcaaaatcggatacatttttagatactgagcgaagcgatgaatgtattgatcttacaatgatgtgggttttttttttttgatttttgtgtctgtcatcaccttttaggacagtaaaagtgcttggattttcttcaacaataacttttctgataggaaagagaatctagttggtactttggggggtcaaaagttcccagtagttttcaaaagcggcgtgaaaaacaaaagaaaaattaaggaaaaatgggaatttttacgcaaaatctgttttcgagaaaatcaattttggtttttggtgtaactctaaaacaaatgaccgtagggacatgacattttgactgaatgtttataattgcattttttatacaccatacaattttgaaaatattttgactttttttgagctgttaacggacattgtcagttttcaatttttttagttttttttctataaatatcaataaaattttatttgttgggtaaaaaagcgtgaaaatttaaaacaaggctccacgtaaataggttatttataaattactttattcacaataatatcatcaaatatacttggtaatatcataaaatgtttaacttttatggctaaggattgaaaatttaaaacaatgctccacgtaaataggttatatataaattactttattcacaataatatcatcaaatatacttatttcataggctcctagtcataggctgactgaccgttgtcgctcagaatcgtttttcttatacaatgatattatatcattgaattcaaatttaacaccatccattacagtgacctacttgtaacctactgtacagcagagcgacatccacttatccacctttttttattattaatcctgCTATAAAATCCGATccctacttattacttacacagacataaaaaaaaactaaaaatactcagaatctaaaataataacggAGAAATGAACATTCTAGTTTCCCGGTAATCAGTAAATCTGAagctttaaaatacttataaagttgTAATAGGTATCTTAATTCGTTAAATACTAAATGACTGAATGTCTTAGTAGTTAAATTTGTAGTAGTCAGTATTCAagataggtacacatttttctagattaataatattattaaaatgttgttagaTTATTATAACCCTCACTATTCCATCGTTCGTAAATTATTACAGTTATGTATGTTACGAGTGATTGATGCCGTATAGTATGcgttattaatgtttataatattttcaaaataaattataaaacacgataatttaattaaataatggaGAAAGTTATTCGTGAGATTGGTGGTTCCAGAGGCACAGGACTTAAATACAAAGACGACGATGGATATACTTACTGGAAAAATCGACAATGTCGAATGCACTTAACTATTCGTTGTGCATCCTGGAGAGCtgtgtaaatttaataattttaaacaatcacctatatacattaaatataaaaaattacctaCCTTCCTTTtctttacattaaaatatttaaagatttagaAGTCATAAATTcgatttaagaatttttttcttttcacttcATTGTCATCCAGGCTACTGGTAggtatagatttaaaataatgaaattttgcTGACCATGGTTAGTACTGCAGGGATCTTGCTGTACTAGTAGATTTTATTCTAAATGGTTGTGTTATTAAGTAAtagtgtattatgttatttagtaattattagtagAGGAacctatatatgtttatattttaaatattattttcttttttagttgTCGTGCAAAAGGCAAAGTTTTTAATAGCGACACTTCGAAAGTTTTGCTGCTGACAGGCCATGAAACTCATCCAGAAAACCAATTGGCATTAAataggttcaaaaatatttgtaatcaaCGGGCACAGGCTGAACAAATATCACTTCGGGTCATTTATAACGaagtaagttttatatttattataattacaaacacCAATTATATAGCAAGGAAGTTAATTagaaagtattattatacgatacttTTTTAGATTGTTTTCATACATTGTCctgaaaatgtaggtataaaatgtaaatattatggcGTGATCTTTATTATGCATTAAAGATGATGTAAACGTATACTgttctctctggcccacgtgcaaaaatgcaaaatagaGAAGATACGCATtcacgtaaaataattttttttttatgattttgagttatcttgataaaaatcacACATCGcaaaaattatagagaataaGTATATGACatagatttgtctaaatatattgtctcaaaaatcaaaacaattcaataaatataaccatttaaattttatattttgcagtaaaataataatgaaatataaaaccgacattataatttttttgtcacgtctgcaccgaaagtttagttgtcgatgacggttgaagcggAAAGTGACCTTTCCCGTCCAGTGGGCAGTAAAGTGGAAATCTCAAAACGTGGTAATTTTAAGCGCAATTGGTAAACTCTCTAACCAGATTACCAGACACTGATCGATTAACGCAGAGGTTTGACAAAAAATAGTTAGTGTGGCTCGTGCGGAAAGGTAATTTTCAAAAAGCTCACTTCCCCCCCTTGTCAGTTgccacacaatattaaatatactatagtaataataggttattcaaaaatcataaaaaaatggttttccgTGACTTTTTATCTACGTTTGCACGTCAGTCTGAGAGAGAAAACATATATTGCGCTAACTGACATCCTATTgataatttgtgtttatttcATGCTCATGATTTATTTAacgatatatagtatataaattataccctTTGCACAGTATCATTTCatcaaaagaaattatttattaattcatcaattataaattaaaatacatttggtacctatttattgttttaaaatctgAAATCAACTACATCCACCTAGCTCATGCGATAAGTACTTTCACCCCTATAATGCAATATACTGGCctgatttttaatgtaattttttttctgtataacaGTATTTATAGTAGTTATTTTTGATTCTGGCTTCCTCGCCGGTCTATGAGCTTATTGCCACTGgtcattttataagaatttataccatttgtctcaaatttttaaaaagagtTACCTAactaaaacttacatttttctttagCTATCTAgcatcatttaatttaatttaattttaaattaaaaataattaatatattatgtttaatacaaattacattttttttttcgcatgcttatattatacaaacttagGTGGGTGCGTGGGGAGTTACctaatgaaatgaaaaatgaaacctTAAAAATTGctcaatttacttattattcaaccattttcaatagtttttgtttgaaaagatgaaTCTTATATTTACCTACAAATAAAACTGCTAATTTAACACTAAcagtcatgttttttttatataaagtaagtacttattatggaacttttttgaaaaagtataaaaatatttgctcaTGTTATAATAGGTTCTTAATAAAAGGTAAACTAGTAACAATATTGAATAGAACCAAGAAGCTAAAACaactaattttctattttaatttgaaagctagtgtaaatttaatatctttataattaattaatatttgtaaccaGTGAACACAGAATGATCAAATTTCTCTCATATACAatgaagtatataaataatattgttactaaatattaaatcaaaaagtaaaatgtaatttattgactcattttatgtataaacataCCTATTCAGAGTTATACATCATTTCtatatacaaaatactaatatatttttttttggtaaatacatttgtacattaaattttcaaatttgaatatgaaaatacattttaagacatGCGGTATGGCAGATTTTGTAAATGTTCATGTCGGTTCATTTGTCTCACTGCATAGAACAATGCGTAGACATAGACGTCGAATTCATCAAGTCACTCCTCAGTCTATGACTGAATTCCACTTACAATTAACAGGAGAATATGCGCACTTGTCTATGATACAAAATGAACCAATATACTCTGGCATTGTTGGTGCAACTTTAGAAGAAGGAACcactttatttttcattttgccTGGAATCAAAAAgtatacaactataaaatataataaactttatttcaaataaataataattacaataatattatacaattaatttagtttacttAGGACTGGTTCTACTTTTTTGTTGGATGGCACATTTTCTAGTTCACCAAGTTTTGGAAACGAATGCCaccatataacatttaatactgtaagttttgtatgtaatttgtaaataaataatagtaaattataaaataactattttactaattagattattttaagttactttttttaaaaatctatttattaaaatattttttcagggATTTCCAATAGGTTTTGCATTGATGTCGAGGAAAACGGAAAGGGCATACACGGCGCTTTTCAATAAGATTTTAAACATAGTACCAGAGTGGCAACCTCAAACCATAATAGTTGATTTTGAAAGGGCAGCTATTGCTGCTATAAGAACAATGTTTCCAAATACCACTATTAGAGGCTGTTGGTTTCATTCCTCCCAAGCGGTATGGAGAAAAGTTGCAAATATAGGTAAGATTACTTTAAAATCggaatttgtaattaataataaattaaatatatagtcaATTAATAACACTGGTTAATATTTAGGATTGATTGATATATGTAGTAACCATCGAGGAGCCTATGACACTGTGCATATGTTGATGGCATTGCCTTTGCTGCCGACAAATTGTATAGCTGAAGGTTTTGAAACTGTAAGGGCATACTATATTGAGAATGTGCAATCATTGATCagcaataataatgattataattttacattattatttgaatattatagatCAACTTGGCTTGCAGGtctgtaaaatacaaaataatagttttaatataatattttttgttcatacaactaaacaaatttataactaacCCTACACCATTGCCAATAGGAATAAATGCAGATATATTGTCGGTGAGTGACACGGTTTGGCGAACCAACAATGTGTTGGAAGTAAGTCACCGACATCTCCAGATGCACATGCAAAATCGGCACAATCCTGAGCCATGGGTGTTCttgagtaattatatttttatttatttaacactagAAAAggaatatataagtattttatatttacagagGGGCTGATTACTTACTCGAATGGTGTTTTGAACGATTATAATGAGGCTACTGATGGAGGACAAGTAAGAGAACCTCAACGACA harbors:
- the LOC132943616 gene encoding uncharacterized protein LOC132943616 — protein: MEKVIREIGGSRGTGLKYKDDDGYTYWKNRQCRMHLTIRCASWRAVCRAKGKVFNSDTSKVLLLTGHETHPENQLALNRFKNICNQRAQAEQISLRVIYNETCGMADFVNVHVGSFVSLHRTMRRHRRRIHQVTPQSMTEFHLQLTGEYAHLSMIQNEPIYSGIVGATLEEGTTLFFILPGIKNLLRTGSTFLLDGTFSSSPSFGNECHHITFNTGFPIGFALMSRKTERAYTALFNKILNIVPEWQPQTIIVDFERAAIAAIRTMFPNTTIRGCWFHSSQAD
- the LOC132944004 gene encoding DNA-directed RNA polymerases I and III subunit RPAC1: MDNPIIMNKHSIERTLGNEIKPYNYDEFIKNFKINIISRSDNELEFDLVGIDVAVANSLRRVIISEVPSMAIEKVHIYQNTSYILDEILAHRLGLIPLKADPRQFKMKEDENSEPNEHDSLVYEMKIKCTKKDLDALAHKQFISFPVYAKHIKWLPLGNQKDIFTEKDVGIISDDILIAKLRPGQEIELKMFAVKGIPKDHAKFQSVCTAWYRMMPNIKLLDEIKGNDAVLLQSCFPKGVIGLKSVKGVLIAFVEDSRKDNSSRNVFRYKQFDNKILLSKIQDHFIFTIESVGAMDPSLIFLEALNILTRKVNSASESALNQTEI